A genomic window from Macaca mulatta isolate MMU2019108-1 chromosome 19, T2T-MMU8v2.0, whole genome shotgun sequence includes:
- the PRSS57 gene encoding serine protease 57 isoform X1, protein MGPGSGAWGRPLLTVATALMLPMKPPGSWGAQIIGGHEVTPHSRPYMASVRFGGQHHCGGFLLRARWVVSAAHCFSHRDLRTGLVVLGAHALRTAEPTQQVFGISAITNHPDFHPVTHVNDICLLRLNSSAVLGPAVGLLRLPGRRARPPTAGTRCRVAGWGFVSDFEDLPPGLMEAEVRVLDLDICNSSWKGHLSHTMLCTRSGDRHRRGFCSADSGGPLVCRNRAHGLVSFSGLWCGDPKTPDVYTQVSSFVAWIWDVVRRSSPQPGPLRGTTRPPGGVA, encoded by the exons ATGGGGCCTGGGTCGGGGGCCTGGGGACGTCCGCTGCTGACCGTGGCCACTGCCCTGATGCTGCCCATGAAGCCCCCCG GCTCCTGGGGGGCCCAGATCATCGGCGGCCATGAAGTGACCCCCCACTCCAGGCCCTACATGGCTTCCGTGCGCTTCGGGGGCCAGCATCACTGCGGAGGCTTCCTGCTGCGAGCCCGCTGGGTGGTCTCGGCCGCCCACTGCTTCAGCCACAG AGACCTCCGCACCGGCCTGGTGGTGCTGGGCGCCCATGCCCTGCGTACCGCAGAGCCCACCCAGCAGGTGTTTGGTATCAGTGCTATCACCAACCACCCCGACTTCCACCCTGTGACCCACGTCAACGACATCTGCCTGCTGCGG CTGAACAGCTCTGCTGTCCTGGGCCCTGCAGTGGGGCtgctgaggctgccagggagacGGGCCAGGCCCCCCACAGCCGGGACACGGTGCCGGGTGGCTGGCTGGGGCTTCGTGTCTGACTTTGAGGATCTGCCGCCTGGACTGATGGAGGCCGAGGTCCGAGTGCTGGACCTGGACATCTGCAACAGCTCCTGGAAGGGCCACCTGAGCCATACGATGCTCTGCACCCGCAGTGGGGACAGGCACAGGCGAGGCTTCTGCTCA GCCGACTCCGGGGGGCCCCTGGTGTGCAGGAACCGGGCTCACGGCCTCGTGTCATTCTCCGGCCTCTGGTGCGGCGACCCGAAGACCCCCGATGTGTACACGCAGGTGTCCTCCTTTGTGGCCTGGATCTGGGACGTGGTTCGGCGGAGCAGCCCCCAGCCCGGACCCCTGCGTGGGACCACCAGGCCCCCAGGAGGAGTCGCCTGA
- the PRSS57 gene encoding serine protease 57 isoform X2: MGPGSGAWGRPLLTVATALMLPMKPPAGSWGAQIIGGHEVTPHSRPYMASVRFGGQHHCGGFLLRARWVVSAAHCFSHRDLRTGLVVLGAHALRTAEPTQQVFGISAITNHPDFHPVTHVNDICLLRLNSSAVLGPAVGLLRLPGRRARPPTAGTRCRVAGWGFVSDFEDLPPGLMEAEVRVLDLDICNSSWKGHLSHTMLCTRSGDRHRRGFCSADSGGPLVCRNRAHGLVSFSGLWCGDPKTPDVYTQVSSFVAWIWDVVRRSSPQPGPLRGTTRPPGGVA; encoded by the exons ATGGGGCCTGGGTCGGGGGCCTGGGGACGTCCGCTGCTGACCGTGGCCACTGCCCTGATGCTGCCCATGAAGCCCCCCG CAGGCTCCTGGGGGGCCCAGATCATCGGCGGCCATGAAGTGACCCCCCACTCCAGGCCCTACATGGCTTCCGTGCGCTTCGGGGGCCAGCATCACTGCGGAGGCTTCCTGCTGCGAGCCCGCTGGGTGGTCTCGGCCGCCCACTGCTTCAGCCACAG AGACCTCCGCACCGGCCTGGTGGTGCTGGGCGCCCATGCCCTGCGTACCGCAGAGCCCACCCAGCAGGTGTTTGGTATCAGTGCTATCACCAACCACCCCGACTTCCACCCTGTGACCCACGTCAACGACATCTGCCTGCTGCGG CTGAACAGCTCTGCTGTCCTGGGCCCTGCAGTGGGGCtgctgaggctgccagggagacGGGCCAGGCCCCCCACAGCCGGGACACGGTGCCGGGTGGCTGGCTGGGGCTTCGTGTCTGACTTTGAGGATCTGCCGCCTGGACTGATGGAGGCCGAGGTCCGAGTGCTGGACCTGGACATCTGCAACAGCTCCTGGAAGGGCCACCTGAGCCATACGATGCTCTGCACCCGCAGTGGGGACAGGCACAGGCGAGGCTTCTGCTCA GCCGACTCCGGGGGGCCCCTGGTGTGCAGGAACCGGGCTCACGGCCTCGTGTCATTCTCCGGCCTCTGGTGCGGCGACCCGAAGACCCCCGATGTGTACACGCAGGTGTCCTCCTTTGTGGCCTGGATCTGGGACGTGGTTCGGCGGAGCAGCCCCCAGCCCGGACCCCTGCGTGGGACCACCAGGCCCCCAGGAGGAGTCGCCTGA